GGACTGGTTGGGGCTCAACCCCGCGATGAGCTGCGGGCGCAGCCCCTGCGCGTGCCACTCGCCGAGCTGGGTCCACGCGGTGCGCAGCATCCAGTCCCGCAGGGGCAGCGTGATCCCGGACAGCTCGGCCAGCCGCAGGCACTCGTCGTGGTCGAGCTCCGCGCAGCCGGAGGGTTGCCAGGAGAGGCGCACCTCCACGGCGAACAGGCTGCCCTCGGCCAGCGACACCCACGGTCTGTAGCGCACTTCGAACTCGCCGAGTTCCAGCGCTCCCGGCATCACGGCGGCCAGCCTGGCATCGGAGCGCTCCGACGGGGCCCGGTGCGGGTCGAAGAGCGCCCACTGCCGCTTGCCCGCCTGCTCCGCTCCGCGCAGCGCCACTTCGGCCGCCCACATCATGTCGGTGGGTTCCTGGTCGCCCACGGCGCGTTGGATGACCCCGATGCTGGCCGTGGGGGCCAGCCCGCTCTCGCCGATGTAGATGGGCTCGTCCAGCTCCTCGTTGATCATCTCGGCGAACTCGGAGATCTCCGGCGTGTACTGCTCCTGCCGGATCAGGACGGCGAACTCGGTCCCACCGATGCGGGCCACCAGTCCGTCCTCGTCCTCGACGAGCCCCTGGAGCCGGTTTGCCACGGTGCGGACGATCTCGTCACCGACCTCGTAGCCGAGCCCCTCGTTGATCAGTTCGAAACCGTCCAGCCGCAGCTGGTACAGCGTGAGACGTTCCGTGGCGGGCAGTCCCGCGAGCGCGGTCTCCAGTCTGGAGCGGAAGTGCTGGCGGTTGGGCAGGCCGGTCACGGCGTCGTGCAGGGTCTGGTGCTGCAGGCGCTCCTGCAGGGAACTCAACTCCCGCAGGTCCTCCACCATCACCACGAAGCGGCCGGGGAGTTCCTCCCCTCCGGGCAGGGTCGCGAGCGAGACGCGGGTCCAGACCTCGCCACCGTCGGCTCGCAGCAGGTTCCTGCGTTCCCGCAGCTCGTCGCGGGTTCCCCGCAGCAGCTCCGCGCAGGTGTTCGCGAGGAAGTCGGCCTCGTCGGGATGAAGCAGCTCGGCCAGCGTCCTGGAGCGCAGCTCCTCCCCCGAGTACCCGAGGATCGACTCCAGGGCCTCGTTGACCTCGAGGAAAGTGCCCTGCCGGTCGCATATGCCCACGCCGACCGGAGTCGTGCGGAAGATCTCGCGGAAACCGTCCCGACTGGCCCGGAGACCGTGTTCGCTGTCCGCCTTGGAGCGCAGCAGCGCGCGTCTCAGATGCTCCTGCTGGTCGAGCACGGTCGCGCGGTCCGCGGCGGCGTAGCCGGAGGCGAGCGAGGCCAGCAGACCGAACACCTGCCGGGTCGACTCGTCGGAGGAGGCGGGCAGCAGCGCACGGCAGAGCAGGTCGAGGCTGCGCGCGAGGCTGTCCTCACCGGTGGCGTTCAGCCGGACCAACTGCTCGCCGACCCGCTCCCCGGCACGCTCGGCCTCGCCCGACGTCCGGAGAGCGTCCACGAGCTCACCGACCAGTTCGCGCAGCCTGTCCTCCAGGGACTCACGCGCCATCGGCACGTAGGAGGTGCGGTCCAGTCGCCGGGCCCACTTCGCCGCCAGTTCCGCGCACCACGGCTCGCTGCCCCAGGAAGCAGTTCGCTGATCGGGCACGAATCCTTCGCTCGAAGCACCACCGCCGGAACTCGCGCGACTCATCTCACCTCTCCCTAGCGACCGCACCGAACCCCGCACGCCCGAAGGCCGACGGGAAACCACCGCCGCACGTGCGGCGTACCGGAGCCGCACGCCCCAGCGCAACCGGCACGCCACTCCCGCCCACGGCTCGCTCCCCGCGACGGTTCCGCCCCGTGCTCCCCGAGACTACCGAGTGATCCCGACAAAACGTCCGAACGCACCACTCCGGCGGTCGACCCGGTCGCCTCGGAAGGGGACCGCGGACTCGGCTCTCCGCGGGAGCCCGGCCTCCCCTCGGCACGGCGAACAGGTCCGGATGCCGGCAACGAGCGGACTCCGCGGCACGAGCCGCCGTTCCGGCACCGACCACCACACCGCCACTGCGACGATGCTCGTCCAACCGGCGCCGCGTTGGCAACCGCTCGGACGAGATTCAGCCGCTGACCAGTGCGGAGAACTCCGTCAGCGGTGGCAGGTCCAGCAACCAGCGCGCCCCCAGAACCAGCAGTCCCACGGAGATCACGAACCAGAGCCCCATCCAGACTCCCCCCGCGACACCGGTCAACCTGGCCAGCTGGTCCGCATCGGAATCGGACGCCCGCCCCCTGCGGCGCTTGCCGGCCAGCTCGAACAACGGCCGCACACCACCCAGCAGCAGCAACCAGCTCAGCAGTTCGGCGCACACCACTGTGACCGGAGGAGTCCCCCACCGGATCACGACCACGAGAGCGAGCCCGGTGAGCACCACGGACAACACCCCGTAGAGGTTGCGCAGCGCGATCAGCAACAGCGCCAGCGCCCCCACCGCCGTCCAGAGCATGACCTCCACGTGCTCGGCGGAAACCGTCCAGGCCGCGACGGCCCCCAGCAGCGACACGGCCGGATATCCCGCGAACAGGGTCAGGACCATCCCCGGACCGCGCGCGGGCCCGGTGGAAACGGTCAACCCGGAGGTGTCCGAGTGCAGTCGGATCCCGTTGAGTCTGCGGCCGCTGAGCAGAGCCACCAGGGCGTGCCCAGCCTCGTGGGCGATGGTCACCACGTTGCGCAGCACCCGCCAGGTGCCGCGGTAGCCGACCAGCACGAGCGCGAGCAGCGCTACCACGGAAGCAGGAACCGCTCCCGACACGTTCGTCAGCACTTGGCCGAACTCTTGCACAACGATCCTCGCAACCGACTCGGTTCGGGCTCCTGCACGTTCTCAACGACCGGCCACCGCGAGTTCCCCTCCGGCTCCGGGAACCGGCCGCCGCCGGGGCGGAGTTCCACGGCCGGTGACCGGTGGGAGACCCCGCTCAGCGGCGGATGAGCTCTCCCCGTCAGGTGCTCCCGCTCGGGGCTCCCGCCGCGTGATCGCCGCCCCGCTCGTGGCCCAGCACCCGGTGCGCCAGCAGGACTCCACCGACCACCGCGGAGGGGATCACCACGAGCTGGGCGACCGGGATCAGGCAGAGCAGGTAGGTCGGAACGGCGAATCCCAGCACCTCGCGCCGGTGGCGCCACAGCACCCGGTGCCGCCGTCCTACTCCCATACCGAGCCGTTGGAACACGGGGCCGGTCACTTCCAGGGCTATCAGCCACGCGCCGAACAGCACTCCGCAGAGCGGCACCACGGTCTGTCCCAGCACGGGAACGAACCCGAGCGGGAACAGCAGCAGCGCCCCGAGGACACCGATCAGCACCAGCCGCAGCGCGTCACGCACGCCGCGCCACATCAGCAGGGGCTGGCCGACCCCGTCGGATCCGCTGTCCAGCCCGCGCTCCCGTTCGGTGCGCTCTGCGATGTAGTCGTAGAACGGTCCGCCGATCAACAGGGTCAGCGCGACGAAGGACACCGAACCGAGCAGCACGGCCCCCGCGACCAGGGCGCAGGCCAGCACCACGCGCAGCACCCCTCGCCACCACGCGGACCACCCCTCGGCGAAGGGGGTCATCCAGGAGGCCAGGTCACCGCTGAACCAGGCGAGCACACCGATCCCCGCGAACAGGAGCAGACTGCTCAGCAGGGCGGGCACACCACCGAGCAGCAGCATCTTCGGTGAGCGGAGTATGTCGAACAAGCCCTTGCCCAGTTCGCGGGCTCCGACTCCCGTGTCATTCATCGGCGAACTCTCGCGGCACCGCCGAAACAGCGCCGCCGATCCTGTGGTGGTCTCCCGTCCCGGCCGCCGGGACGCCCGTTCGGGGGAACCGTCCGACAGCCACGGCGACTGATCCTACCGGAACTCCGTTCGCGCGAGCGGTTCTCCCACCCGACCCCGAGGACGGGCGCGAAACGAGCGGGGCCGGCCGCACCCCGGCGACCGGCCCCGCTCTCGGCTCGTCTCACGCGATCCGTCTCACGCGATGATCCTGATCGGGTCCTCCAGCAGTCCCGTGAGCTGCTGCATGAACACCGCGCCCACGGCACCGTCCACCGCGCGGTGATCGGCCGACAGGGTGAGGCGGAGCATCTTGCGGACCGCGAACTCGCCGTCGCGCACCTGCACCTCGTCCCGCGTGGCGCCCACCGCGAGGATGGCCGCCTCGGGCGGGTTGATCACGGCGGAGAACTCCTCGATGCCGAACATGCCCAGGTTGGACACGCTGAAGGTGCTTCCGGACATCTCGTCCGGCTTCAGCTTGCCGTCCCGGGCGCGCTCGGCCTTCTCCCGCCCCTCGGCGGCGATCTCCGAGACGCTCTTGCGGTCGGCGTCGGGGATGACCGGCACCACGAGTCCGGAGTCCAGCGCCACGGCCACTCCGAGGTGGACCCGCTTGTGCTGGAACAGCTTCTCGTCCCGGAAGGAGACGTTGACCGAGGGGTTGGCGCGCAGGGCGGTCGCGCAGGCCTTGACCACCAGGTCGTTCACGCTGACCTTCGGACCGCCCGCGGCCTGCAGCCGCTCGTTGAGGTCCGCGCGGAAGGAAACCAGGTCCGTGACGTCGACCGCGCTGGTCAGGTAGAAGTGCGGGGCCTGCTGCTTGCTCTCGGTCAGCCGCTTGGCGGTCACCTTGCGGATGCTGCTCAGCGGGATCTCCTCGAGATCCGGGTCCTCCTCCGCGGCAGGGCTCCCGCCTGCGGCGCTTCCCGTGGAAGCGGCGGGAGCGGTGGGAGCGGCCGCGGGCTGCTCCGAGCCGGAACGCTCGGCGGCAGCTTCGATGTCGACCCTGATGATCCTGCCCCCGGGGCCGGTGCCGGAAACGGTGGACAGGTCCACGCCCTTCTCCCGCGCGACCGCGCGCGCCAGCGGGGAGGCCTTCGGGCGGTTCCGCGGACCGTCCTGGGAGCCGTTGGCGGTCTCCGCGGCCGAGCCCTGTCCGGCGGGAGCGGAGTCCTGCTGGGTCGGACCGGAACCGCCCCCGTTGTCCTGCGGTTGCGAACCGCTCGTCTCCCCGGAGGACTGCTGGGCGGAACCGGGGCTCTCGGAGGGGGCCGCCTCCGCGGCCGAACCGGAGCCGTCGCCGAGCAGACCGATCGGGGTTCCGATCGGGACGGTCTCGCCCTCCCCGATCAGGATCTTCTCCAGCACCCCGTCGTCGTAGGCCTCCAGTTCCATGACGGCCTTGTCCGTCTCGATGTCGGCCACCACGTCGCCACGGTTGATCTGCTCGCCCACCTGCTTGCGCCAGGCGGAGATGACGCCTTCCTCCATCGTGTCGGACAGGCGCGGCATGTGAATCTCGGTCATGGTCTTCCTCGGCTCCTGATGAAAGACTCACCGCGCCGGTGCGGGAGCTCGCTGCTCTTCCGCCGCCGGCACGGCGAGTCTGCGCCTTGCTGGGTTCTCAGCGACGATGTCCGACGGCTTCGAGTGTCTGGTGCACCGCCGTGGTCAGCGACTCGGCGGAGGGCAACGCCGCCCGCTCCAGCGGTTTGGCGTAGGGCAACGGCACCTCGGCCGCGGCGACACGGCGCACCGGGGCGTCGAGGTAGTCGAAGGCGCCGTCCGAGATCGAAGCCGCGATCTCCGCACCGACACCGTAGGTCAACCAGTCGTCCTCGGCGATGACGGCGCAGCCGGTCTTGCGCACCGACTCGACGATGGTCTCCCTGTCCAGCGGGCGCAGGCTGCGCAGGTCCACGACCTCGGCCGAGATGCCCTCCTCCTGCTGCAGCTGGTCGGCGACCTGGGTGGCGACGTTGGCCATCCTCGAGTACCCGATGATGGTGATGTCGCTTCCCGGGCGGACGACGCCCGCCTTGCCGATCTCCGCGGGGGCCACCTCGTCCGGAACCTCGCCCTTGGTGTTGTACAGGGCCAGGTTCTCCAGGAACAGCACGGGATCGTTGTCGGCCATGGAGGCCTTGAGCAGCGCCTTCGCATCAGCGGGCGTGCTCGGTGCGACCACCTTCAGGCCGGGGACGAAGGCGTAGTAGAGCTCTATGTTCTGGGAATGCGTGGCACCGAGCTGCTGCCCACCGCCACCGGGGGTGCGCAGCACCATGGGGGCGTTGGACTGGCCACCGAACATTCCGTAGATCTTCGCGGCGTGGTTGACGATCTGGTCCAGCGCCAGCAGCGAGAAGTTGATCGTCATCAACTCCACGACCGGACGCAGTCCCAGCATCGCCGCTCCCACGGCGGCACCAACGAAGCCTTCCTCCGCGATCGGGGTGTCCCGGACGCGCTTCTCACCGAACTCGTCGAGCAAGCCCGCGGTGATCTTGTAGGAGCCCTCGAAGACTCCGATCTCCTCGCCGATGAGGAAGACGTTCTCATCGGCGAGCATTTCCTCGCGCAGCGTGTCGTGCAGCGCTTGCCGATAGGTGATGACGGCCAACGGTGTTTCTCCTGGGCATGCTTCGCCGCGGGCCGCGCGCACGGCCCCGGCAGTTCGTGGCGGGGTGTGATGATTCGGCGGGTCGTCCCGCCGCCCTCTCTACCCGAGGGGCCCGGCGGGACGACTCGTCAGAAGACCGGGTCGGCCGGAAGCCTGCGGGAGTCGTTGGCGACCGGCGTGGCGTAGGTGTAGTCGAACAGGTTCGAGGGATCGGGGTGCGGACTCTCGTCGGCGAAGGCGACTGCCTCGTCGACCTCGGTCTGCACGGTCTGCTCGATCTCGGAGGCGCCGTCCTCGTCCAGCACTCCGGCCGAGACCAACTGGTCCCGGAAAGCGGTGACCGGGTCGGCCGCCCTGGCCGCCTGGGCGTCCTCGGAGCTGCGGTACTTGGCCGGGTCAACCACCGAGTGCCCCTTCATCCGGTAGCTGACCGTCTCGAGCACGGCCGGCTCGCCGGTCTTCCTGGCGTGCTCGACCAACCTGCTGGACGCCTCGTTCACCGCGAGCACGTCGTTGCCGTCCACGCGCTCACCGTGCATCCGGTAGGCGACCGCCCGCTTGTAGAGCTCGGACTCGGCCGAGGACCTGTCCACCGTGGTCCCCATGCCGAGGTAGTTGTTGATCACGACGAACACCACGGGCAGCTTCCACAGCGCCGCGATGTTCAACGACTCGTGGAAGGCGCCGATGTTCGTCGTACCGTCGCCCATCTGACACATGACCACCTGGTCGTCGCCCCGGTAGTCGATCGCCAGCGCCGCGCCCGTCGCGAGCGGAATCTGTCCACCGACGATTCCGTACCCCCCGAGCAGCCCGACCTCGGTGTCGAACATGTGCATCGAACCGCCGAGCCCCTTGGAGGTTCCGGTGGTGCGGCCGTAGAGCTCGGCCATCACCCTGCGCGGCTCGATGCCCTTGGCGATGGCGTAACCGTGCTCCCGGTAGTTGGTGAACAGGTAGTCGGAGTTGCGCAACGAGCTCATCAACCCGACGACGGTGGCTTCCTCGCCCAGGTTCAGATGGCAGTACCCACCGACCTTGGCCTGGGTGTAGCCCTGGGCGGCGCGCTCCTCGAAACGCCTGATCAGCGACATCTGCTTGAAGTAGTCGCGCAGCTGTTCCGGGGACTCGGATCCCAGCGCGGCCTTCTCCTGAGTCTGTTGCGCCCGGTTTCCGCTCGAGCGGGTGCCGCCGCGACGACTTTTCGAGCCGGAGCTTGTCGGCTTGCTGCGGGTAGCGGTCTCCGCCATGAGAGATCCCCTCTTCGAGTGGGTGGTTGCGGCGTCCCGAGGACCGAAGGGCAACGCGGTGCGTGGCGGTTGCGGTCGAACGCCGATGCCTTCTGCAGCTCGGGATCCACCCCTGGCGCACAGGGGCGGATCCCCACTGGGTGAACCGCCTCCGCGCTCAGCGACGGCGCGGCGGCGCGGTGTGCAGCGGGAGCCCGAGGGCCGACATGGCTCCCTCCATGCCGATCTCCCCCAGCGTCGGGTGGGCGTGGATCGTGTCGGCGAGCTCGTCGAGCGTGGCCTCCAGACTGATCGCCAGGGTTCCCTC
The sequence above is a segment of the Actinopolyspora saharensis genome. Coding sequences within it:
- the pdhA gene encoding pyruvate dehydrogenase (acetyl-transferring) E1 component subunit alpha — its product is MAETATRSKPTSSGSKSRRGGTRSSGNRAQQTQEKAALGSESPEQLRDYFKQMSLIRRFEERAAQGYTQAKVGGYCHLNLGEEATVVGLMSSLRNSDYLFTNYREHGYAIAKGIEPRRVMAELYGRTTGTSKGLGGSMHMFDTEVGLLGGYGIVGGQIPLATGAALAIDYRGDDQVVMCQMGDGTTNIGAFHESLNIAALWKLPVVFVVINNYLGMGTTVDRSSAESELYKRAVAYRMHGERVDGNDVLAVNEASSRLVEHARKTGEPAVLETVSYRMKGHSVVDPAKYRSSEDAQAARAADPVTAFRDQLVSAGVLDEDGASEIEQTVQTEVDEAVAFADESPHPDPSNLFDYTYATPVANDSRRLPADPVF
- a CDS encoding M50 family metallopeptidase; its protein translation is MQEFGQVLTNVSGAVPASVVALLALVLVGYRGTWRVLRNVVTIAHEAGHALVALLSGRRLNGIRLHSDTSGLTVSTGPARGPGMVLTLFAGYPAVSLLGAVAAWTVSAEHVEVMLWTAVGALALLLIALRNLYGVLSVVLTGLALVVVIRWGTPPVTVVCAELLSWLLLLGGVRPLFELAGKRRRGRASDSDADQLARLTGVAGGVWMGLWFVISVGLLVLGARWLLDLPPLTEFSALVSG
- a CDS encoding putative bifunctional diguanylate cyclase/phosphodiesterase is translated as MSRASSGGGASSEGFVPDQRTASWGSEPWCAELAAKWARRLDRTSYVPMARESLEDRLRELVGELVDALRTSGEAERAGERVGEQLVRLNATGEDSLARSLDLLCRALLPASSDESTRQVFGLLASLASGYAAADRATVLDQQEHLRRALLRSKADSEHGLRASRDGFREIFRTTPVGVGICDRQGTFLEVNEALESILGYSGEELRSRTLAELLHPDEADFLANTCAELLRGTRDELRERRNLLRADGGEVWTRVSLATLPGGEELPGRFVVMVEDLRELSSLQERLQHQTLHDAVTGLPNRQHFRSRLETALAGLPATERLTLYQLRLDGFELINEGLGYEVGDEIVRTVANRLQGLVEDEDGLVARIGGTEFAVLIRQEQYTPEISEFAEMINEELDEPIYIGESGLAPTASIGVIQRAVGDQEPTDMMWAAEVALRGAEQAGKRQWALFDPHRAPSERSDARLAAVMPGALELGEFEVRYRPWVSLAEGSLFAVEVRLSWQPSGCAELDHDECLRLAELSGITLPLRDWMLRTAWTQLGEWHAQGLRPQLIAGLSPNQSRDPDLVAVVRDLVDGGELDAGWLRLCVSMKALMSSGGEARDNVTTLAGTGVQTAAHEFSGAPSELRFLREFPTYAALLAPDVVRLVGERASERDTPEARALAGVIPLVRDCGVPVAASGVSTEHQARWWREAGCAIASGPYYGTPLDAAGTTELLRSGTAPYDLAG
- a CDS encoding EI24 domain-containing protein, with the translated sequence MNDTGVGARELGKGLFDILRSPKMLLLGGVPALLSSLLLFAGIGVLAWFSGDLASWMTPFAEGWSAWWRGVLRVVLACALVAGAVLLGSVSFVALTLLIGGPFYDYIAERTERERGLDSGSDGVGQPLLMWRGVRDALRLVLIGVLGALLLFPLGFVPVLGQTVVPLCGVLFGAWLIALEVTGPVFQRLGMGVGRRHRVLWRHRREVLGFAVPTYLLCLIPVAQLVVIPSAVVGGVLLAHRVLGHERGGDHAAGAPSGST
- a CDS encoding alpha-ketoacid dehydrogenase subunit beta, with amino-acid sequence MAVITYRQALHDTLREEMLADENVFLIGEEIGVFEGSYKITAGLLDEFGEKRVRDTPIAEEGFVGAAVGAAMLGLRPVVELMTINFSLLALDQIVNHAAKIYGMFGGQSNAPMVLRTPGGGGQQLGATHSQNIELYYAFVPGLKVVAPSTPADAKALLKASMADNDPVLFLENLALYNTKGEVPDEVAPAEIGKAGVVRPGSDITIIGYSRMANVATQVADQLQQEEGISAEVVDLRSLRPLDRETIVESVRKTGCAVIAEDDWLTYGVGAEIAASISDGAFDYLDAPVRRVAAAEVPLPYAKPLERAALPSAESLTTAVHQTLEAVGHRR
- a CDS encoding dihydrolipoamide acetyltransferase family protein; the protein is MTEIHMPRLSDTMEEGVISAWRKQVGEQINRGDVVADIETDKAVMELEAYDDGVLEKILIGEGETVPIGTPIGLLGDGSGSAAEAAPSESPGSAQQSSGETSGSQPQDNGGGSGPTQQDSAPAGQGSAAETANGSQDGPRNRPKASPLARAVAREKGVDLSTVSGTGPGGRIIRVDIEAAAERSGSEQPAAAPTAPAASTGSAAGGSPAAEEDPDLEEIPLSSIRKVTAKRLTESKQQAPHFYLTSAVDVTDLVSFRADLNERLQAAGGPKVSVNDLVVKACATALRANPSVNVSFRDEKLFQHKRVHLGVAVALDSGLVVPVIPDADRKSVSEIAAEGREKAERARDGKLKPDEMSGSTFSVSNLGMFGIEEFSAVINPPEAAILAVGATRDEVQVRDGEFAVRKMLRLTLSADHRAVDGAVGAVFMQQLTGLLEDPIRIIA